The Centroberyx gerrardi isolate f3 chromosome 7, fCenGer3.hap1.cur.20231027, whole genome shotgun sequence genome contains a region encoding:
- the LOC139919359 gene encoding protein NLRC3-like, producing MAMPVELLLGTLEDLGDEEFKNFKWVLRQADILEGFPAIRKYRLENADRRDTVDLMVQTYSENTLEVTKKVLRKIVRNDLVKSLSNTSSGPGSGKECQRKLKSNLKEKFHHLFEGITKSGKSILMNEIYTELHITEERTGDEHEHEIRQIETASRKQMRPENTIKSEDTFKHVPGQGKSMRILMTKGVAGIGKTVLTQKFTLDWAEDKANQDIQFTFPFTFRELNLLKGKKYSLVELLHHFFTETKEAGICRFDKFQVVFIFDGLDECRLPLDFQNNEIWTDVTESTSVDVLLTNLIKGKLLPSARLWITTRPAAANQIPRECVDMMTEVRGFTDPQKEEYFRKRFRDEEQASRIISHIKKSRSLHIMCHIPVFCWITATVLEHVLKTSERGEIPKTLTEMYIHFLVVQSKLQNVKYHGRDETDPHWNTESRKMILSLGKLAFNQLEKGNLIFYEADLTECDIDIRAASVYSGVFTQIFKEECGLYKDKVFCFVHLSIQEFLAAVHVIVSFINTGVNLLSEAQTTSQLSTPFNSKSAVKHLYQIAVDKALQSPNGHLDLFLRFLLGLSLETNQILLRGLLTQTGSSSQTNQETVQYIKEKISESRSPERSINLFHCLNELNDRSLVEEMQQYLSSGSFSTKKLSPAQWFALVFILLSSEKELAVFDLRKYSASKDCLEVLLPVIKASNISVLSVCNLSEGSCEALASVLSSQSSSLRELDLSNNDLQDSGVKLLSAGLESPHCRLETLRLNQTKLTEKCCQEFTSVLSSQSSSLRELDLSNNDLQDSGVKLLSAGLGSPQCRLETLRLSGCLVTEESCVFLASALSSNPSHLRELDLSYNHPGASGVKLLSDCVYSPSVDHGGVQMLKPGLRKYTCELTLDPNTANRNLFLSEDNRKVTVVKEKQPYPDHPERFDRWYQLLCRNGLTGRCYWEVEWKGSVDIGVTYRGIRRRGEGDYRLGRNEKSWSLIYTGHGYIAQHNDRDTVSQTYHSSVSNRVAVYLDWSAGSLSFYRVSSDTLIHIHTFHSTFTEPLYPGFRFGLEIGSSVSLI from the exons ATGGCGATGCCCGTAGAGCTGCTCTTGGGAACTTTGGAGGATTTGGGAGATGAAGAGTTCAAGAACTTCAAGTGGGTCCTGCGGCAGGCCGACATCCTGGAAGGTTTCCCAGCCATCCGAAAGTACCGACTGGAGAATGCAGACAGGCGGGACACAGTAGATCTGATGGTGCAGACCTACAGCGAAAACACTCTGGAGGTGACCAAGAAGGTTTTGAGGAAGATTGTCAGGAATGATCTAGTGAAGAGTTTATCAAACACCAGCTCAGGACCTGGTTCAGGTAA agagtgccAGCGTAAACTCAAGTCCAAcctgaaggagaagtttcacCATTTATTTGAGGGAATCACAAAATCAGGAAAGTCGATACTTATGAAtgagatctacacagagctccacATCACAGAGGAAAGGACTGGagatgaacatgaacatgagatcagacagattgaaactgCATCCaggaaacaaatgagaccagaaaacacaatcaaaagtGAAGACACTTTTAAACATGTACCTGGGCAAGGTAAATCAATGAGAatattgatgacaaagggagtggctggtaTTGgtaaaacagtcttaacacagaagttcactctggactgggctgaagacaaagccaaccaggatatacagttcacatttccattcactttccgagagctgaatctgctgaaagggaaaaagtacagcttggtggaacttcttcatcacttctttactgagaccaaagaagcaggaatctgcaggtttgacaagttccaggttgtgttcatctttgacggtctggatgagtgtcgacttcctctagacttccagaacaacgagatctggactgatgttacagagtcaacctcagtggatgtgctgctgacaaacctcatcaaggggaaactgcttccctctgctcgcctctggataaccacacgacctgcagcagccaatcagatccctcgaGAGTGTGTTGACATgatgacagaggtgagaggtttcactgacccacagaaggaggagtacttcaggaagagattcagagatgaggagcaggccagcagaatcatctcacACATCAAGAaatcacgaagcctccacatcatgtgccacatcccagtcttctgctggatcactgctacagttctggagcatgtgttgaaaaccagtgagagaggagagatacccaagaccctgactgagatgtacatccacttcctggtggttcagtccaaactgcAGAacgtcaagtatcatgggagagatgagacagatccacactggaatacagagagcaggaagatgattctatctctgggaaaactggcttttaaccagctggagaaaggcaacctgatcttctatgaagccgacctgacagagtgtgacattgatatcagagcagcctcagtgtactcaggagtgttcacacagatctttaaagaggagtgtGGGCTATACAAGGACAAGGTTTtttgctttgtccatctgagcatacAGGAATTCCTGGCTGCAGTTCATGTCATCGTCTCATTCATCAACACTGGTGTCAATCTACTGTCAGAAGCACAAACAACCTCCCAGTTGTCTACACCATTCAACAGCAAATCTGCAGTAAAACACCTCTACCAGAttgctgtggacaaggccttacagagtccaaatgggcACCTTGACTTGTTCCTtcgcttcctcctgggtctttcactggagaccaatcagattctcctacgaggcctgctgacacagacaggaagtagctcacagacaaatcaggaaacagtccagtacatcaaggagAAAATCAGCGAAAGTcgctctccagagagaagcatcaatctgttccactgtctgaatgagctgaatgaccgttctctagtggaggagatgcAACAGTACCTGAGTTCAGGAAGTTTCTCAACAAAgaaactctcccctgctcagtggtttgctctggtcttcatcttactgtcatcagaaaaaGAATTAGCTGTGTTTGACCTCaggaaatactctgcttcaaaGGACTGTCTTGAGGTGCTGCTGCCAGTGATCAAAGCCTCCAATATATCTGT GCTAAGTGTGTGTAACCTGTCAGAgggaagctgtgaagctctggcctcagttctcagctcccagtcctctagtctgagagagctggacctgagtaacaacgacctgcaggattcaggagtgaagctgctctctgctggactggagagtccacactgtagactggaaactctcag GTTAAATCAAACCAAGCTCACAGAGAAATGCTGTCAGGAGTTCAcatcagttctcagctcccagtcctctagtctgagagagctggacctgagtaacaacgacctgcaggattcaggagtgaagctgctctctgctggactggggagtccacaatgtagactggaaactctcag gctgtcaggctgtctggtCACAGAGGAAAGCTGTGTTtttctggcctcagctctgagctccaacccctcccatctgagagagctggacctgagctacaatcatccaggagcctcaggagtgaagctgctctctgactGTGTTTATtcccccagtgtggaccatggtggagtgcagaTGTTGAAACCtggtctgaggaagt ATacctgtgaactcacactggacccaaacacagcaaacagaaacctcttcctgtctgaggacaacagaaaggtgacagtgGTGAAAGagaagcagccatatcctgatcacccagagagatttgaccgCTGGTATCAGCTGCTGTgcagaaatggtctgactggtcgctgttactgggaggtcgagtgGAAAGGAAGCGTtgatataggagtgacttacagaggaatcagaaggagaggagagggcgaCTACAGGCTTGGaaggaatgaaaagtcctggagtctgatCTACACTGGTCATGGTTACATTGCCCAGCACAATGACAGAGACACAGTTAGTCAAACCTACCACTCCTCTGtctctaacagagtagcagtgtatctggactggtctgctggctctctgtccttctacagagtttcctctgacacactgatccacatccacaccttccactccacattcactgaacccctcTACCCTGGGTTTAGGTTTGGGCTTGAGATCGGCTCCTCAGTGTCTCTGATATAG